The DNA window TAATGCTAATCACAATAAATGGCATGCTAATTCGAATGGATGTAAAAGATATTTCTATTACTGGTAGAAGTACTCAAGGTGTCCGTTTAATGAGATTAGCTGACGATGAGTTGATTGCTACTGTTGCAAAAGTAGAAAAAGAAGATGACGAAGAGGAAGATATTGAAATAGTAGAAGAAAGTTCTACTGATGAAGTATCACCGACAGAAGAAGTAAATGAGTAAAAAAAACACCTTTAAACAAATTTGTTTAAAGGTGTTTTTTTAAATATACATAAATAATGAATATTTAGTATAATTAAGTAAATTTATCAGAAAAAGTAGGGTGCAAAATGGAATATACTTTAGAAAATTTAGAAGAGTTAAGATTAGGAAGTGTAATTGCACAAGATATACTAGTTAATACGAAAACCCCTATTATACGAAAAGATACAAAAATAACTAGAGAGCATATCCAAGTATTACGTGCTTTTAATATTAGTAAAGTACCTATAGCATTAGATAATGTATTTAATAGAACAGAAGAAGAAATAAATAAGCTAAATGAAGAAAAAGTAACAATTGAGAAAAAAGTGAGCCTACCAGAAATTAAAACAAGCTTTGGTAAATTATATAATGATGCTGTTAATAACTATTATAAAGAGTTTAATTCGTGGGAAGCAGGAATAAAGGTAGATGTAGCAAGATTACGTACTATTATTATGCCTTTAGTAGATAAAGCAATGGAAGACAAACAAATATTTTCTCTTTTAAATGAGTTTTCCTCTCCTGATAGGTATATTGCTCACCATGCAATCGCAGTTGGAATTTTTTCGGGTGCTATAGCTAAAAAATTACGTTTTCCTCCTGGACAAATAAATCAATTAGCAACAGCTGGATTGATGGCAGATGTAGGAATGGCAAAGGTAGATAGAAAAATTAGAGAAAAAAAATCTTATTTAACAGAAACTGATTTCTCAGAGATTAAGAAACATACCATTTATAGTTTTCAAATGATTAAAGATAGTCCATTGTTGAAACCTGAAATGAAATTAGCAATTTTTCAACACCATGAGCGATTGAATGGAAGTGGCTATCCTAAAGGTGAGCGAATGGAAAACATTTCGATAGAATCTCAAATCATCGCAATAGCAGATGTATATCATGCCATGACATCTGAGCGAATCTATCGTTCAAGAAGTTCTTCTTTTAAAGTATTAGAAATGATTAAAGAAGAAGAATTCGGTAAATATAGTATCGAGGTTGTAAATGCATTAATCTCTTTAGTAGGTGCTTTACCTATTTCTACGCGCGTTCGTTTATCGAATGGAGAAATAGGAGAAATTGTATTCTTACATAGAGACTCTCCCATGAGACCAATGATTAGATTAACCGAAACAGGACAAATCTTTGATTTGGCTACTAATCGATCTATGCATATAGAGTGTGTAATAAATTAAAGTTAAAGCAACTCTTTCCTTAGTTCTATAAAAAGGGAAGAGTTCTATAGTTTATTTGAATAAAGTAAGTGTTGACATAGACGTAAATCCTTGATATTATAGAGAAGTCGTCAAAACAAGACGCAATAAACACACCATGAACATTGAAAACTGAACATGCAAAACGTTAAGACATATAGCTTGAAAGACTAACTTCTGTTAGTTTGATAGCAACAATTTTTGACATCATTTAATGATGATGCCAGCAAAACAAATGAGCTTTTTAAGTTCTCTATTATGGAGAGTTTGATCCTGGCTCAGGACGAACGCTGGCGGCATGCCTAATACATGCAAGTCGAGCGAATGACGAAGAAGCTTGCTTCTTCTGATTTAGCGGCGGACGGGTGAGTAACACGTGGGCAACCTGCCCTGTAGATTGGGATAACTCCGGGAAACCGGGGCTAATACCAAATAATCCATTTCCTCACATGTGGAAATGTTAAAAGACGGTTTCGGCTGTCACTACAGGATGGGCCCGCGGCGCATTAGCTAGTTGGTAGGGTAACGGCCTACCAAGGCGACGATGCGTAGCCGACCTGAGAGGGTGATCGGCCACACTGGGACTGAGACACGGCCCAGACTCCTACGGGAGGCAGCAGTAGGGAATCTTCCACAATGGACGAAAGTCTGATGGAGCAATGCCGCGTGAGTGAAGAAGGTTTTCGGATCGTAAAACTCTGTTGTAAGGGAAGAACAAGTACGAGAGTAACTGCTCGTACCTTGACGGTACCTTATTAGAAAGCCACGGCTAACTACGTGCCAGCAGCCGCGGTAATACGTAGGTGGCAAGCGTTGTCCGGAATTATTGGGCGTAAAGCGCGCGCAGGCGGTCCTTTAAGTCTGATGTGAAATCCCACGGCTCAACCGTGGAAGGTCATTGGAAACTGGGGGACTTGAGTACAGAAGAGGAAAGCGGAATTCCAAGTGTAGCGGTGAAATGCGTAGAGATTTGGAGGAACACCAGTGGCGAAGGCGGCTTTCTGGTCTGTAACTGACGCT is part of the Psychrobacillus sp. FSL H8-0483 genome and encodes:
- a CDS encoding HD-GYP domain-containing protein, with product MEYTLENLEELRLGSVIAQDILVNTKTPIIRKDTKITREHIQVLRAFNISKVPIALDNVFNRTEEEINKLNEEKVTIEKKVSLPEIKTSFGKLYNDAVNNYYKEFNSWEAGIKVDVARLRTIIMPLVDKAMEDKQIFSLLNEFSSPDRYIAHHAIAVGIFSGAIAKKLRFPPGQINQLATAGLMADVGMAKVDRKIREKKSYLTETDFSEIKKHTIYSFQMIKDSPLLKPEMKLAIFQHHERLNGSGYPKGERMENISIESQIIAIADVYHAMTSERIYRSRSSSFKVLEMIKEEEFGKYSIEVVNALISLVGALPISTRVRLSNGEIGEIVFLHRDSPMRPMIRLTETGQIFDLATNRSMHIECVIN